DNA from Paraburkholderia sp. ZP32-5:
TAAGTGAAGCGTCCCGCCGTATCTAACGCTCGGGTTGAGCGGGCCAGCGCGCGAATGCGAACATCCAAAGCAGAACGAGCCCGACGATGGGCACGATGGAGAGCACGACCCACCAGCCCGAAAAACCGGCCTTGCGAACTGCCGGGATGTAAATCAGGTTGAGCAGGAGCACGAGGCTAAGGATCGACCAATGCCAGATCGAGAACGTGCCCATAGTCAGGCTCCTCGACGCGGCGCTCGCCACGTGCCGAACGACAAGACAGCCCCGATGATGAACGGGCCGAGTAGGGGGATGATTGCCAGCAGCGACATGGCGCCGTGAAAGCCTGCGCGTGTACATATTCGCCACAGTGGGACGATGACAAGGATCAGGGAAACCAGGGGTGCAAGAGTTCTCATCGGAAACCTCTTTCATTCGGGTTGTTGTGTTGGTCCTTACCTGGTGGTGACGAAAATGGCGGAACCGTTCACCTGCATAAAGCCGACGATATTCAACGATGCTCGTATGTGCCAAAGCAGACCTGAAGCTCAGTTTGCGGTGCGATCTGTTTGGGTGTGGCACTGGGAGTATCAACTTTTTGGGTATTCGGCGATACCCCCGAAAATCTAGGTTATATGAGGCTGACGTAGGCAATGGCAGCATCAAAAAAGCCCCGCAGCGCAGGGCATACGGGGCTTTCTGAACAATCCTGGAAGATGCTGGGAAGGTAGTTGGTCCCCCTGACAGGAATCGAACCTGTATCTAGCGCTTAGGAGGCACTTGTTCTATCCATTGAACTACAGGGAGAGGACCGAACCGGACAAATCCACGAGGACTCGCCGAGTCCCGATTCGCCAGCGAGCGCAGAGTATATCAAACCCACTCCGGCAAAAGGAGAGCGGCATTCCCGCCCTCCAAAGCAAACGGCCCGGCAGACATCGCCTGCCGGGCCGCACAAACCCACCTGAGCTACCGCGCGATGCGCACTAAACGGTGCCCATCGCGTCAAGCCATCGCAACAAAAAACGCCTCAGAACTCCACCACCGCAAACTCCGCCTTACCCACATCGCAAAGCGGACAGCGCCAGTCTTCCGGGATGGCGGCGAAGCGCGTGCCCGGCGCGATACCTTCCTCGGGCAGGCCTTCTTCTTCGTTGTAGATCCAGCCGCAAATCAGGCAGACCCAGCTCTTGTATTCAGTCACATCGACAACTTCACTCACGACACACTCTCTCTTCAATCCAACGACGAGCCTTGCGTACCCCTTTTAAGGCGGCGCGGCGACGCGCAATATTACCGGAATTTGTTAAATCGACCTCCGCTGGCCGGTGCGGCACCGCCACACCGCGTGCGTAACGTCGCGAGGCTTGCAGGGTGGTCCCGTCACAAACCGTGTGTAAGCTTGGCCGGCAGCTATCTAATCACAGCGGTGCGCCGCGCGTTTCGCAGGCCTCACGGTAGTCGGCCTTCCGCGAACGCCGCCGCCGCGTGCCCGGTTCCATTCCTGAAGGAGAAAAACGATGTTTAAAAACAAGTGGTTGGCGGGAGTTGCGATGGCTGGGCTGATCGCCATGTCAGGCGTGGCGCATGCCGCGGGCGTGTCGTTCGTGCAACCGGCCGATGGCGCGACCGTCAGCAATCCGGTGCATGTGGTGTTCGGCCTCGACGGCATGAAGATCGCACCGGCCGGCACGATGACGGAGGGCACCGGCCACCATCATCTGCTGATCGACGGCCAGCCGCTGCCGAAGGGCGAGGTGATCCCCGCGAACGACAAGTCGCTGCACTTCGGCAAGGGCCAGACCGAAACCGACCTGACGTTGCCGCCGGGCGACCACACGCTGACGCTGCAATTCGGCGACGGCGCGCATCGCTCGTATGGCCCGGAAATGAGCAAGACGATCACGGTTCACGTGAAGTGAAATAAGCGGTTCTGACACAGCGGGCGGACGTGAACATCGTCCGCCCGCTTTGACTGGGTTGCGTGTGCTTTTTGCTGGGCCGGCACTAATCCAGCGCTAACGCAGTTCATCGGTGACCCGGACGGAGCGCGCAACCCTTCCGCGCGCACATCGCACCGCACGCCGCCTCACCACCAAAGGCAACTCTCCACGCAGCCTCCCCGAGCGCACAAGCACCCCAGGCACCGCCCCGCGCGCCCGGTACAATAAGCAGTTCCGGCTCATCGCTGTCTTCTCTCATTCCCATGTCGCTCTACACCATTACCGGAGCCCAACTGGCCTTCGGTCACGTCGCGTTGCTCGACCACGCGGATTTCTCGCTCGAAGCGGGCGAGCGCGTCGGGCTGATCGGCCGCAACGGCGCCGGCAAGTCGTCGCTGCTGAAGATCGTCGCCGATCTGGCTCGTCCCGACGACGGCCTCGTCACCCGTCAGCAGCATCTGAGCACCGTCTATGTGCCGCAGGAGCCCGAGTTCGACGCCGACGACACCGTGTTCGACGCGGTCGCCGCCGGCCTGACGCACGCGCGCACGCTGCTCGATGAGTACGACGCGGTCGCGCATCAGCTTGCCGACACGCCCGAAGGCGCGGAGCACGATGCATTGCTCTCGCGGATGAACACGCTGCAGTCGTCGCTGGATGCGGCCGACGCGTGGAACTGGAGCACCCGCGTCGCCACCACGCTGCAGCAGATCGGCCTGAACGGCGAGGCGCGCATCGGTTCGCTGTCAGGCGGGATGCAAAAGCGCGCGGCGCTCGCGCGAGCGCTCGTCGTGCAGCCGGACGTGTTGCTGCTCGACGAGCCGACTAACCATCTCGATTTCGACGGCATCCGCTGGCTCGAAGATCTGCTGGTATCGCTGCGCGCGGGTCTGCTGTTCATCACGCACGATCGCGCGTTTCTCGACCGCGTCGCGACGCGCATCGTCGAACTCGATCGTGGACGGCTGCTGTCGTATCCGGGCAACTTTTCCGCGTACCAGACGCGCAAGGCGCAGCAACTGGAAGTCGAGCGGATCGAAAACGACAAGTTCGACAAGCTGCTCGCGCAGGAAGAAGTGTGGATTCGCAAGGGCGTCGAGGCGCGCCGCACGCGCAGCGTCGGCCGCATTGCGCGGCTCGTGCAGATGCGCAACGAGCGCGCCGAGCGTCGCAACGTGCAGGGCAACGTGAAGCTCGATGTCGGTCAGGGCGAGAAGTCCGGCAAGATCGTCGCGGAACTGACGGACGTGACCAAGCGCTATGGCGCGCGCACGGTGGTCGACAACTTCACGGCCACGGTGATGCGTGGTGACAAGATCGGCTTCATCGGGCCGAACGGCGCGGGCAAGACCACGCTGCTGAAGCTGATCCTCGGTGAACTCGCGCCTGACGAGGGCAACGTGCGTGTCGGCACCAACCTGCAGGTCGCCTATTTCGATCAGATGCGCGCGCAGCTCGACCTGGAAAAGAGCCTCGCCGATACGATCAGCCCCGGCAGCGAATGGGTCGAAATCAACGGCCAGAAAAAGCACGTGATGAGCTATCTCGGCGACTTCCTGTTCGCGCCGGAGCGCGCGCGTTCGCCGGTCAAGTCACTGTCGGGCGGCGAGCGCAACCGGCTGCTGCTCGCGCGTCTGTTCGCGCGGCCGGCCAACGTGCTGGTGCTCGACGAGCCGACCAACGACCTCGATATCCCGACGCTCGAACTGCTCGAAGAACTGTTGATCGACTACGACGGCACGGTGCTGCTCGTCAGCCACGACCGCGCGTTTCTCGATAACGTCGTGACGTCGGTGTTTGCGTCGGAAGGCAGCGGCAAGTGGCGCGAGTATGTCGGCGGCTTCACGGACTGGCAGACCCAGCGCGAGCGCTCGGCGCAACTTGCGCTCGAAGCGCAGAAAGAATCGAACAAGGAAGCAGCGAAGGAAGCGGCGCAGAAGGACAGCGCCACGGGCCGCAATGCGCAGCGCACGGCGAAGCTGTCGTTCAAGGAACAGCGCGAGCTCGAAGCGCTGCCGAAGAGGATTGCCGAACTCGAAACCGAGCAGAAAGCGATCGGTGCACAACTCGAAGACGGTTCGGTGTTCGCAAAGGATGCGCGCGAGGGCACGCGTCTGACCGAGCGTTATGCCGAGATCGACGAAGAGCTGATGATCGCGCTGGAACGCTGGGACGAGTTGGAAAACCGCGGCAAGTAAGGGGTGATCAAGGGGCGACCCGGCGGCGCGGTATTCGCGCAGCATCCGCGCAGCACGGCGCGGTTTGCGCGGCGGCAACAACAGAAACACAAAGAGAAGCGTCGCCGCGCCTCCATCGACATACAAAGCGGGACCGTGTCCCGCTTTCCCGCGAGCGTCGCTCGCCCATTGCCCGGCTTTCCGGGCGCGGCGCTGCCCGACGCGCCTTGTCCAGTCGGCCAATCCCACGCGTCGTCAATTGCCGCCGTTATCGAAATCAGTACAATACCCCGCGAATAGGCTTCCCTCGTGGGCTCCGCGGCCATGTCCGGCCGGCGGGTGCGCGAGCGGGAAGCGGCAAGACAAAACAGCGTGCCCGCAGCACGGGCACCCATGTAACCCTGTTGTTTCGTTTCGCTTTTTTTGAAAAGTCAACGCATTGTCCACGGACCTGTCCACGGACCTGTCCACAGGAGCTGTGGACAACGATGAACCGACGCACCGAGTCAATCATGTCTACGAAAAAGCCAAACGCCGCGTATAGCGAAGCGTCGATCAAGGTGTTGAAGGGTCTGGAGCCGGTCAAGCAACGGCCCGGCATGTACACCCGCACCGAGAATCCGCTGCACATCATTCAGGAAGTCATCGATAACGCGTCGGACGAAGCCCTCGGCGGCTACGGCCGGCAAATCACGGTCACGCTGCACGCGGACCATTCGGTCTCGGTCGACGACGACGGCCGCGGCATCCCGTTCGGCATGCATCCGGAAGAGGGTGTGCCGGTCGTCGAAATCGTTTTCACGCGCCTGCACGCGGGCGGCAAGTTCGACAAGGCCGCCGGCGGCGCGTACACGTTCTCGGGCGGCCTGCACGGCGTTGGCGTGTCGGTCACGAACGCGCTGTCCACGCGGCTCGACGTCACCGTATGGCGCGACGGCAAGGTCGCCGAACTGAGCTTTGCCCACGGCGATGTCGCGAAACCGCTGCAGGTGCGCGCGGCGACGAAGGCCGACAAGAAATCCGGCACCCGCGTGACCGCGTGGGCCGATCCGAAATACTTCGATTCGCCGAATCTGCCGCTTGGCGAGCTGCAGCGTCTGTTGCGCTCGAAGGCGGTGCTGCTGCCGGGCGTCGAAGTCACGCTCATCAACGAGAAGACCGGCGAGCAGCAAAGCTGGAAGTACGAAGATGGTCTGCGCGGCTATCTGCTCGAAGGCATGAACGGCAGCGACCTGCTGATTCCGCTGTTCGAAGGCGAGCGCTACGCGGAAAACTCGCGTTCGAACGAGGAGACGTTTGCCGAGGGCGAGGGCGCCGCATGGGTCGTCGCGTGGAGCGAGGAAGGCCCGCTTACGCGCGAGTCGTACGTGAACCTGATTCCGACGCCCGCGGGCGGCACGCACGAATCGGGTCTGCGTGATGGGCTCTATCAGGCGGTCAAGAGCTTCGTCGAGCTGCACAATCTGCAGCCGAAGGGCGTCAAGCTGCTCGCCGAAGACGTGTTCGCGCGCGTGTCGTTCGTGCTGTCGGCGAAGGTGCTCGATCCGCAGTTCCAAGGGCAGATCAAGGAACGGCTGAATAGCCGCGATGCGGTGAAGCTGGTGTCGTCGTTCGCGCGGCCGGCGCTCGAATTGTGGCTCAACCAGCACGTCGAGCACGGCAAGAAGCTCGCGGACCTCGTGATCAAGCAGGCGCAGGCGCGTACGCGCGCCGGGCAGAAAGTCGAAAAGCGCAAGAGCTCCGGCGTGGCGGTGTTGCCGGGCAAGCTGACCGATTGCGAATCGACGGAAATCGGCCGCAACGAACTGTTCCTCGTCGAGGGCGATTCGGCCGGCGGCTCCGCGAAGATGGGCCGCGACAAGGAATATCAGGCGATCCTGCCGCTGCGCGGCAAGGTGCTGAACACGTGGGAAACCGAGCGTGATCGCCTGTTTGCGAACAACGAAGTACACGATATTTCGGTGGCGATCGGCGTCGATCCGCACAACCCCGACGACAAGGTCGATCTGTCGAATCTGCGCTACGGCAAGATCTGCATCCTGTCGGATGCGGACGTCGACGGCTCGCACATCCAGGTGCTGCTGCTCACGCTGTTCTTCAAGCATTTCCCGCAATTGATCGAACGCGGCCATGTGTGCGTCGCGCGTCCGCCCCTCTTTCGCGTCGATGCGCCCGCGCGCGGCAAGAAGCCCGCGCAGAAGCTCTACGCGCTCGACGAAGGCGAACTCGAAGCGATTCTCGACAAGTTGCGCAAGGATGGCGTGCGCGACAGCCAGTGGTCAATCAGCCGCTTCAAAGGTCTCGGCGAAATGAGCGCCGAGCAACTGTGGGACACGACGATGAATCCCGATACGCGCCGTTTGCAACCGGTTGCACTCGGCGAGCTCGATTACGACGCGACCGTCGCGCGCATGACGATGCTGATGGGCAAGGGCGAAGCGGCGTCGCGCCGCAGCTGGCTCGAAGAGAAGGGCAACGAAGTGGAAGCGGATATCTGAGCGCGCGGCGCTTCGGTCTCAGCCTCGGTCCTGCCTCAATACGGCATACCGCACTTCAAGCCAAACACGGATACGGAATCTAGATGGACGACGATAACACTCTCGACCTTTTCAACGAGCCGCCTCCCCCGGACGGCGACTTTCTGACGCTCGGCAACTACGCGGAGCGCGCGTACCTCGAATACGCGGTCAGCGTGGTCAAGGGCCGCGCGCTGCCGGACGTGTGCGACGGCCAGAAGCCGGTGCAGCGCCGCATCCTGTTCGCGATGAACGAGATGGGCCTCGGCGACAACGCGAAGCCGGTCAAGTCGGCGCGCGTGGTCGGCGACGTGCTCGGTAAGTACCACCCGCACGGCGACCAGTCCGCGTACGACGCGCTCGTGCGTCTCGCGCAAGACTTCTCGATGCGCTATCCGCTGATCGACGGCCAGGGCAACTTCGGCTCGCGCGACGGCGACGGCGCGGCGGCGATGCGTTACACGGAAGCGCGTCTGACGCCGATCGCGAAGCTGCTGCTCGCTGAAATCGACCAGGGCACGGTCGACTTCATGCCGAACTACGACGGCTCGTTCGAGGAACCGAAGGTGCTGCCGGCGCGTCTGCCGTTCGTGCTGTTGAACGGCGCATCGGGCATCGCGGTCGGTCTCGCGACGGAAATTCCGTCGCACAATCTGCGCGAAGTCGCGGGCGCGGCGGTCGCGCTGATTCGTAACCCGAAGCTGTCGCACGCGGAACTGATGCAGCACGTGCCGGGTCCGGACTTTCCGGGCGGCGGCCAGATCATTTCGAGCGAGGCGGAAATCGCCGCCGCGTACGAAACCGGCCGCGGCAGTCTGAAGGTACGCGCGCGCTGGAAGATCGAAGACCTCGCGCGCGGCCAGTGGCAACTGGTGATCACCGAACTGCCACCGAACACGGCCGCGCAGAAGGTGCTCGAGGAAATCGAAGAGCAGACCAATCCGAAGATCAAGCTCGGCAAGAAGGCGCTGACGCCCGAGCAATTGCAGACCAAACAGACGTTGCTCGCGCTCGTCGACGCGGTGCGCGACGAGTCCGGCAAGGACGCGCCGGTGCGCCTCGTGTTCGAGCCGAAGTCGAGCCGCATCGATCAGACCGAGTTCGTCAACACGCTGCTCGCGCATACGAGCCTCGAATCGAACGCGCCGCTGAACATGGTGATGGTCGGCGGCGATGGCCGGCCGCGTCAGAAGGGCTTGAGCGAAGTCCTGCAGGAGTGGGTCGCGTTCCGCTTCGCGACGGTCACGCGCCGCACGCGGCATCGGCTGTCGAAGGTCGACGACCGGATCCATATTCTCGAAGGCCGGATGATCGTCTTCCTGAATATCGACGAAGTGATCCGCATCATCCGTGAATCGGACGAACCGAAGGTCGCGCTGATGGCCGCGTTCGGGCTGTCCGACCGGCAGGCCGAAGACATTCTCGAAATCCGTTTGCGTCAGTTGGCGCGGCTCGAAAAGATCAAGATCGAGAAGGAACTGGCCGAGTTGCGCGACGAGAAGGCCAAGCTCGAAGAGCTGCTCGGCAACGAATCGGCGATGAAACGCCAGCTGATCAAGGAAATCGAAGCCGACGCGAAGCAATACGGCGACGAGCGCCGCACGTTGATCCAGCAGGAAAAGCGCGCGACGTTCGAGGCGCGCGTGGTCGACGAACCTGTGACGGTGGTGGTGTCGCAAAAGGGCTGGGTGCGCGCGCTGAAGGGTCATGGGCTCGATAACGCCGGCTTCACCTTCAAGGCCGGCGACGGGCTCTATGCGGCGTTCCAGTGTCGCACGCCGGATACGCTGATCGCGTGGGGCAGCAACGGCCGCGTCTATTCGGTCGCGGTCGCGATGCTGCCGGGCGGACGCGGCGACGGCGTGCCGGTCACGTCGCTGATCGAGTTGGAGTCGGGCAGCCATTTGATGCATTACTACGCGGCATCGGCGGAACAGGCGCTGCTGCTCGCGTCGAGCAACGGCTTCGGCTTCATCGCGAAGGTCGGCGATATGGTGAGCCGCGTGAAGGCCGGCAAGTCGTTCATGACGATCGACGCGGGCGCGACGCCGCTCGCGCCGATGCCGATGCTGCCGGATGCCGGGCAGGTCGCGTGTCTGTCGTCGGGCGGACGTCTGCTGGTGTTCGGTCTCGACGAGATGAAGACGCTGTCGGGCGGCGGACGCGGCGTCACGCTGATGGCGCTCGACGACAACGAGTCTCTCGTGCAGGCGCTCGCGATCAACGCGGCCGGTGTGATGCTGATCGGCACGCGCCGCGGCGGCCGTCTCGACGAAGAGAAACTGAGCGGCGCAGCGCTCGCGCCGCATGTCGGCAAACGCGCGCGTAAGGGACGCTCGCCGGAGAGCAAGCTGAAGCTCGACGGCATGCGCCCGGTGATGCCCGGTTGACGAAGTCGACCCGGGACAACGGCGTGTGCCTGACAGCATGCGAGACGCACGCCGTTTATCGCAAAAGATAACCACACAATAATCACGCAACTAGCACCGGCGCCCGGAACTGCATGTAGCACGCGCGGTC
Protein-coding regions in this window:
- a CDS encoding DNA topoisomerase IV subunit B → MSTKKPNAAYSEASIKVLKGLEPVKQRPGMYTRTENPLHIIQEVIDNASDEALGGYGRQITVTLHADHSVSVDDDGRGIPFGMHPEEGVPVVEIVFTRLHAGGKFDKAAGGAYTFSGGLHGVGVSVTNALSTRLDVTVWRDGKVAELSFAHGDVAKPLQVRAATKADKKSGTRVTAWADPKYFDSPNLPLGELQRLLRSKAVLLPGVEVTLINEKTGEQQSWKYEDGLRGYLLEGMNGSDLLIPLFEGERYAENSRSNEETFAEGEGAAWVVAWSEEGPLTRESYVNLIPTPAGGTHESGLRDGLYQAVKSFVELHNLQPKGVKLLAEDVFARVSFVLSAKVLDPQFQGQIKERLNSRDAVKLVSSFARPALELWLNQHVEHGKKLADLVIKQAQARTRAGQKVEKRKSSGVAVLPGKLTDCESTEIGRNELFLVEGDSAGGSAKMGRDKEYQAILPLRGKVLNTWETERDRLFANNEVHDISVAIGVDPHNPDDKVDLSNLRYGKICILSDADVDGSHIQVLLLTLFFKHFPQLIERGHVCVARPPLFRVDAPARGKKPAQKLYALDEGELEAILDKLRKDGVRDSQWSISRFKGLGEMSAEQLWDTTMNPDTRRLQPVALGELDYDATVARMTMLMGKGEAASRRSWLEEKGNEVEADI
- the parC gene encoding DNA topoisomerase IV subunit A, giving the protein MDDDNTLDLFNEPPPPDGDFLTLGNYAERAYLEYAVSVVKGRALPDVCDGQKPVQRRILFAMNEMGLGDNAKPVKSARVVGDVLGKYHPHGDQSAYDALVRLAQDFSMRYPLIDGQGNFGSRDGDGAAAMRYTEARLTPIAKLLLAEIDQGTVDFMPNYDGSFEEPKVLPARLPFVLLNGASGIAVGLATEIPSHNLREVAGAAVALIRNPKLSHAELMQHVPGPDFPGGGQIISSEAEIAAAYETGRGSLKVRARWKIEDLARGQWQLVITELPPNTAAQKVLEEIEEQTNPKIKLGKKALTPEQLQTKQTLLALVDAVRDESGKDAPVRLVFEPKSSRIDQTEFVNTLLAHTSLESNAPLNMVMVGGDGRPRQKGLSEVLQEWVAFRFATVTRRTRHRLSKVDDRIHILEGRMIVFLNIDEVIRIIRESDEPKVALMAAFGLSDRQAEDILEIRLRQLARLEKIKIEKELAELRDEKAKLEELLGNESAMKRQLIKEIEADAKQYGDERRTLIQQEKRATFEARVVDEPVTVVVSQKGWVRALKGHGLDNAGFTFKAGDGLYAAFQCRTPDTLIAWGSNGRVYSVAVAMLPGGRGDGVPVTSLIELESGSHLMHYYAASAEQALLLASSNGFGFIAKVGDMVSRVKAGKSFMTIDAGATPLAPMPMLPDAGQVACLSSGGRLLVFGLDEMKTLSGGGRGVTLMALDDNESLVQALAINAAGVMLIGTRRGGRLDEEKLSGAALAPHVGKRARKGRSPESKLKLDGMRPVMPG
- a CDS encoding rubredoxin yields the protein MSEVVDVTEYKSWVCLICGWIYNEEEGLPEEGIAPGTRFAAIPEDWRCPLCDVGKAEFAVVEF
- a CDS encoding DUF4399 domain-containing protein; translation: MFKNKWLAGVAMAGLIAMSGVAHAAGVSFVQPADGATVSNPVHVVFGLDGMKIAPAGTMTEGTGHHHLLIDGQPLPKGEVIPANDKSLHFGKGQTETDLTLPPGDHTLTLQFGDGAHRSYGPEMSKTITVHVK
- a CDS encoding ATP-binding cassette domain-containing protein — protein: MSLYTITGAQLAFGHVALLDHADFSLEAGERVGLIGRNGAGKSSLLKIVADLARPDDGLVTRQQHLSTVYVPQEPEFDADDTVFDAVAAGLTHARTLLDEYDAVAHQLADTPEGAEHDALLSRMNTLQSSLDAADAWNWSTRVATTLQQIGLNGEARIGSLSGGMQKRAALARALVVQPDVLLLDEPTNHLDFDGIRWLEDLLVSLRAGLLFITHDRAFLDRVATRIVELDRGRLLSYPGNFSAYQTRKAQQLEVERIENDKFDKLLAQEEVWIRKGVEARRTRSVGRIARLVQMRNERAERRNVQGNVKLDVGQGEKSGKIVAELTDVTKRYGARTVVDNFTATVMRGDKIGFIGPNGAGKTTLLKLILGELAPDEGNVRVGTNLQVAYFDQMRAQLDLEKSLADTISPGSEWVEINGQKKHVMSYLGDFLFAPERARSPVKSLSGGERNRLLLARLFARPANVLVLDEPTNDLDIPTLELLEELLIDYDGTVLLVSHDRAFLDNVVTSVFASEGSGKWREYVGGFTDWQTQRERSAQLALEAQKESNKEAAKEAAQKDSATGRNAQRTAKLSFKEQRELEALPKRIAELETEQKAIGAQLEDGSVFAKDAREGTRLTERYAEIDEELMIALERWDELENRGK